DNA from Campylobacter concisus:
GGATAAAAAATGAAAGATGTTGAATATAGAGCTTGGTGTAAAAATAGTAATATTATGCTTTATAACATAGAAAAAACTTTTGAGGAAGATTTTTCTTTTGGTATGTTTTTGCAAGATAAAGAGGCGTATGCCGTAATGCAATATACTGGATGCAAAGATATTGGTGGCGAAAAGATATATGAGAGCGACATAGTGCATTTTGCAGCCATAAATCCAACTGGATATGAAAATCACGATGGAGAGTGGGTAGATACCACTGAGGAAGAAGAGCCAGGAGTAGTTATTTTTAAAGATGGTTGCTTTTGTGTAGAATTTCCTGATGGATCGCTACTGCCTTTTAATGCCCCTAAGTCAGAGGCAGATAAAACTCCTATTATAGAATTGTTTGCGGTCTTAGGTAATATTTATCAAAAATAGTCGAGGAGATGGAGATGAAACCCATTAAATTTAAAGCATACGTTCCAGGCATTAATGTTCTTTTGAACGTCATAAACATGGATCTTGATTTTAACGGAGATGTTACGGG
Protein-coding regions in this window:
- a CDS encoding YopX family protein, whose translation is MKDVEYRAWCKNSNIMLYNIEKTFEEDFSFGMFLQDKEAYAVMQYTGCKDIGGEKIYESDIVHFAAINPTGYENHDGEWVDTTEEEEPGVVIFKDGCFCVEFPDGSLLPFNAPKSEADKTPIIELFAVLGNIYQK